The Henckelia pumila isolate YLH828 chromosome 2, ASM3356847v2, whole genome shotgun sequence genome includes a window with the following:
- the LOC140884097 gene encoding transcription factor PRE5-like encodes MSSRRSRAQSTTGSSRISDDQIIELVSKLHQLLPEINRSNGRRSNKASANKVLQETCNYIKNLHREVDNLSDRLSQLLSTIDADSPEAAIIRTLI; translated from the exons ATGTCTAGTAGGAGGTCTAGAGCACAGTCAACAACAGGGAGTTCGAGAATTTCTGATGATCAAATCATCGAACTCGTCTCCAAATTGCACCAACTCCTTCCTGAGATTAATCGGAGCAATGGTCGTCGATCCAACAAG GCATCGGCAAACAAAGTTCTTCAAGAAACTTGCAACTACATAAAGAACTTGCACAGAGAGGTGGATAATTTGAGTGATAGGCTATCCCAGTTGCTGTCCACCATAGATGCCGATAGCCCCGAGGCCGCAATTATTAGGACTTTGATTTAA